One genomic segment of Oscillospiraceae bacterium includes these proteins:
- a CDS encoding O-acetylhomoserine aminocarboxypropyltransferase/cysteine synthase, translated as MSNKNYKFETLQLHVGQEQPDPATDARAVPIYATTSYVFKDSAQAAGRFGLTEGGNIYTRLMNPTSDVFEKRIAALEGGAAALATSSGAAAITYAIQNIARAGDHIVSAENLYGGTLNLFANTLSDFGIETTFINGHEVSNFEKAIRPNTKAVFLESLGNPNSDILDLDAISAIAHQHGIPVIIDNTFATPYLFRPIEHGADIVVHSATKFIGGHGTVMGGVIIDSGKFDWAQNDKFPGLSQPNPSYHGVVFTQAVGNLAYIIKLRTTLMRDTGATISPFNSFLLLQGLETLSLRVERHVENALAVVKYLKKHPQVEKVNHPSLESGKAKVLYDKYYPNGGGSIFTFELKGTGEQAKKFTESLELFSLLANVADVKSLVIHPASTTHSQLSEEELLKAGIKPTTIRLSIGTEHIDDILADLEHGFKAIK; from the coding sequence ATGTCAAACAAAAATTATAAATTCGAAACGCTGCAGCTCCATGTGGGGCAGGAACAGCCCGATCCGGCGACCGACGCAAGAGCGGTACCGATCTACGCGACCACTTCTTATGTTTTTAAGGACTCCGCGCAGGCGGCGGGACGCTTCGGCCTGACCGAGGGCGGCAACATCTACACCCGCCTGATGAACCCGACTTCGGATGTATTCGAAAAACGCATTGCGGCACTGGAGGGCGGCGCGGCGGCACTTGCGACTTCTTCGGGCGCGGCGGCGATCACCTATGCGATTCAAAATATCGCGAGGGCGGGCGACCACATCGTCTCGGCCGAAAACCTTTACGGCGGTACGCTCAACCTGTTTGCCAACACGCTCAGCGACTTCGGTATTGAAACAACATTCATCAACGGACACGAAGTTTCGAACTTTGAAAAAGCCATCCGTCCCAACACCAAAGCGGTGTTTTTGGAGTCACTCGGCAACCCCAACTCCGACATCCTCGACCTGGATGCGATCTCGGCCATTGCACATCAACACGGCATTCCGGTCATCATCGACAACACGTTTGCGACCCCGTATCTGTTCCGTCCGATCGAACACGGCGCGGACATCGTCGTCCACTCGGCGACCAAATTCATCGGCGGGCACGGCACGGTCATGGGCGGCGTCATTATCGACAGCGGAAAATTTGACTGGGCGCAGAATGACAAATTCCCGGGGCTTTCTCAGCCGAATCCGTCTTATCACGGCGTTGTGTTTACACAAGCGGTCGGAAACCTAGCCTATATCATCAAGCTGCGCACCACGCTGATGAGGGATACCGGCGCGACCATCAGCCCGTTCAACTCGTTTTTGCTGTTACAGGGGCTTGAGACGCTTTCACTGCGCGTCGAACGCCATGTCGAAAACGCCCTAGCCGTTGTCAAGTATTTAAAGAAACACCCGCAGGTTGAAAAGGTAAACCATCCCTCGCTCGAATCCGGAAAAGCGAAAGTGCTTTATGACAAGTACTATCCGAACGGCGGCGGTTCTATTTTCACTTTCGAATTGAAAGGTACCGGGGAGCAGGCCAAGAAATTCACCGAGTCCCTTGAACTGTTCTCGCTGCTTGCCAACGTCGCGGATGTCAAATCACTGGTCATCCACCCGGCTTCGACCACCCATTCGCAGCTTTCGGAAGAAGAACTGCTGAAAGCGGGCATCAAACCCACCACCATCCGGCTCTCGATCGGCACCGAACATATCGACGATATTTTAG